CCGGACGGCAAGATCGTCGGCGACGTGGACGCGGACTCGGTGCGCGGCAAGGCGTCCGCGCTGAGCCCGGTGCCCGGCGGCATCGGGCCCGTCACCACGGCGCTACTGATGCGGCACGTCGTCGAGGCCGCAGAGGCCGCCCACTCCTGACCGGCCCGCGACCCTCACCAGTGGGTCGTCACCGGATCGCCGATCCGGACGACGCTGTAGTACCACTGGGCATCGTCCGGGGCGAGGTTGATGCAGCCGTGGCTCACGTTCTCGTGTCCCTGCTGATCGACCGACCACGGTGCCGAGTGCACGTACACGCCGCTCCAGGTGAGCCGCTCGGCGAATTGGGCGGTGATGTAGTAACCCTCCGGGCTGCTGAGCGGGATGCCGATGGTGCGCGAGTCCATGACGACCGAGCGATCCCGCTCGAGCACCGGGAAGGTGCCCACCGGCGTCTCGCGGCCGGGCTTGCCCATCGACGCGGGCATCACCCGCGGCGGCTGGCCGGGAACGTCGACGGTGAACGTGTGCGCCGACATGTCCGCGTCGGCGGTGGTGCCGCCGTCGGTGCGGAATTCGGTGCGGGCGGTGCCCGCCGCGACGGTCAATCGGGTGGCGGCGGGCAGGAAACCCCGTGGCTGCCAGACCAATTCGCGATCACCGTGCCAGGTGAACGAGCCGGGTAGCGCGCCGACGGTCACCGATCGCTCGGCTCTGGCGCGATCGGCGACGGGGGTCGCGAACCGGACGGTCACCGGATGGGCGATGCCGACGACCGCGCCATCGGACGGGGAGAGGGATTCCACGGCGTAGGTCTGCGGCGTCGCCGCCAGCGCGGCCGCCGTGCCGGTGGTGATCGCGGCGAGTGCCCCGATCACGAGCGCCAGGAACATCTGCCGAATCATGTTCCGCATGGCTTCCACCCCTTCGAGTGGTCTCTATACACAGTCTTAACTTCATGATCACCGCGCCCCCCGGTGATCGCACGCATCGTGACCAATTTGCCGCATGTCGCTGCGCGATTCGCGGTGATGTGCGTGTTATCGGAAATCGGCATGTCGCCGAGTTCCGGATCACATTGGGCGGTGCATATCCGGCGGGTACCCCGTGCTCGCCCGTAGCATCGGATCCATTCGGAAATAGTGCGGACGACGGAGGCGGCGTTGTGACGATCCCATCCGGACCCGGGCTGCCGCTGACCCCGCGGCGCCGCTCGCCCGTGCGCATCGGGCTGGCAATCGTGGCCGTGGTGCTCGGGCTCTACACCCTCATCGCTCAGATTCTCGCCATCGTGCCGGTGGGCTGGACCCAGCCGGTGCTGCGGAGCGCGGGCGTGCAGGCGGTGATCCTCGCGATCGGGTGGAATCGCGCGCTGATCGGCTCCTGGAATCCGGTGATCGCCCTGGTCGCGGTGCTGGCGGCGGCCGCGGCCGCGTGGGGCAGCCGGTCCTGGTCGGCCCGCACGCTGACGGCCGCGACCGG
The Nocardia terpenica genome window above contains:
- a CDS encoding L,D-transpeptidase encodes the protein MRNMIRQMFLALVIGALAAITTGTAAALAATPQTYAVESLSPSDGAVVGIAHPVTVRFATPVADRARAERSVTVGALPGSFTWHGDRELVWQPRGFLPAATRLTVAAGTARTEFRTDGGTTADADMSAHTFTVDVPGQPPRVMPASMGKPGRETPVGTFPVLERDRSVVMDSRTIGIPLSSPEGYYITAQFAERLTWSGVYVHSAPWSVDQQGHENVSHGCINLAPDDAQWYYSVVRIGDPVTTHW